The Verrucomicrobiota bacterium DNA segment GGCCTCTTTTGTCAGTTGAATGAAGCCGCCGGCATCCGGGCTGGTCGTCAGCACAGCCAGCTCGAGCGCGTTCAGACAACGGCGGGCATCCCCTTCGCTCGCCTCGGCCAGAAACGAGAGCGCGGCGGGGTCGGCCCGGACCGGGTAGCGGCCCAGGCCGCGTTCCGGGTCAAGCAGGGCTCGCTCCGCCAGGAGCACAAGGTCCGCCCGGCTCAACGGCTCGAGCTGGAAAATCTGCGACCGCGACACGAGCGGACTGTTCACGTAATAAAACGGGTTGTGCGTCGTAGCTCCAACCAGCCGGATGACACCGGACTCGACGTCGGGCAAAAGCACGTCCTGTTGCGCCTTGTTGAACCGGTGCAATTCGTCAATAAACAACACGGTTCGAACCTGTTTGTTACGCAGCCGGGCGGCACCGGCCGCGATCACGCGCCGCATCTCAGCCGTCGACCCCTCTACGCCGCTCAACTGTTCAAAGTGCGCCCGGGTGGTGGCGGCAATGATTTGCGCCAGACTCGTTTTCCCGACGCCGGGCGGCCCGTAGAGCAGCACCGACGAAAACCGGTCGGCCTCAATGGCGCGCCGGAGCAACTTGCCGGGTCCCAGGAGATGCTGCTGGCCGACGAATTCCGCAAGCGTCCGCGGGCGCATCCGCGCCGCCAGCGGCGCGCTGGCTGAGACGGAGGAAGGCTCCGCGGCGGCCCCGAACAAATCATCCATCGCCCCATGATCCATGATCGCTGATGGATCGGCAATGGCCAATGAGCGTTCGACATTTAGTGTTCGCGACGATCGCGGCTAATGGGACGCCGCACATGATTCGTGGCGTCCGGTGGCGAGCCGATCGCGCGCTCGTCGATGACAAACCCCTCAGGTTGCGGTTCATTGGCCCTTTACCTCACTACCGATGAAAACCATCTTGGTCCCGGTCGATTTTTCGGACGTCACTCTGCGGGTTGTAAAAGCGGCGGCGCACCTGGCCAAACCGTTCGGAAGCAGGGTTGTGCTGATGCACGTTTCCGAAGGTTATTCCCAGAGGTTCGCGTTCGGGACCGGTCGCGAGGACGCGCCGCCGGAAGTCGTCGAAACCGAAGCCGGCGAGTCCGCCGCCCGCCGGCGCCTGGGCGAATTGCAGGATCTGGTGCTCTCCGCCGGTCTGGAATCCACCAGCATCGAGCTCACTGGGCCGCCGGTTGAACAAATCATGACCCAGGCGGAGACCACCCGCGTTGACCTGATCGTGCTGGGCACGCACGGGCGCAGCCCGCTGTATCACCTTTTTACCGGCGGCGTTCTCGACGGCATTCTGCGGCGCGCCCGCTGCCCGGTCCTCGTCGTGCCTCTGGCCGGAGCTGAATCTTCAAGCCCCCAGGCATGAAATCCGGCCTGCGTCCCGGGCTGGCCGTACTCAATCCGGGCGGGCGCGACCCGGATCAATCTTACCAGGCAGGGCCCGGTCTGCCCGATCCATCGGTTCATGCTCCCGTTAATTATCACGCTTATGCGGCCTGTACCGGGGGCGGCTTTTACCGGACGTCACGCCGGGCGGCGGCGCATCGCAATGTGCTCCTATTGTTGCGGGATGATCTCAAGGCGGCGCAGAACGCATTCCGGCTGCTCAAAGCTTCCGGCTGTTTTGTGGCGATCGCGTTCAAGGAAGCCGGCACGCACCAGGTTGCCGTCCAGCTCAGGCGCGCCTCCGCTGTAACCCGGTTCCGCGCACTTGCAGCCGAAGCCGACCTGTGTCTCGCCAGCACGCCGGAACTGGCGACCCTCTACCAGGTCGTCTCCCGCCGCGTGGCGGAAGTGCCCACGCCGTACCCGGTTGACCTCCCGAAATGGGACTTCGCCCGGCCCCTCGATCAGAGACAA contains these protein-coding regions:
- a CDS encoding replication-associated recombination protein A, which encodes MDDLFGAAAEPSSVSASAPLAARMRPRTLAEFVGQQHLLGPGKLLRRAIEADRFSSVLLYGPPGVGKTSLAQIIAATTRAHFEQLSGVEGSTAEMRRVIAAGAARLRNKQVRTVLFIDELHRFNKAQQDVLLPDVESGVIRLVGATTHNPFYYVNSPLVSRSQIFQLEPLSRADLVLLAERALLDPERGLGRYPVRADPAALSFLAEASEGDARRCLNALELAVLTTSPDAGGFIQLTKEAAEESIQKKAVLYDADEGEHYDTISAFIKSMRGSDPDAALYWLAKMLYGGEDIRFIARRIVIAASEDVGLADSNALVVAVAAQQAVEFIGMPEARIPLAHATVYVATAPKSNRAYAGLGKALEDLEKGRVLAIPPYLRGEGSKRLGGGEGYLYAHDYPESYVPQAYLPEGRVYYVPSDHGMERRIKERLEHWRGLFEGKGEVPR
- a CDS encoding universal stress protein, which translates into the protein MKTILVPVDFSDVTLRVVKAAAHLAKPFGSRVVLMHVSEGYSQRFAFGTGREDAPPEVVETEAGESAARRRLGELQDLVLSAGLESTSIELTGPPVEQIMTQAETTRVDLIVLGTHGRSPLYHLFTGGVLDGILRRARCPVLVVPLAGAESSSPQA